Proteins encoded by one window of Candidatus Eremiobacterota bacterium:
- a CDS encoding type 1 glutamine amidotransferase domain-containing protein, producing the protein MRTLILFALTMLMFTAITGIAAAAGDQSPSPVFTDERVLPRDYRELAPLVPVNPAILQNDEVPWESAGEGMRRKVFFNDRLTVVLLQIERPAKPGEKLQCHCHAHDQITFILDGKAKVEVGKKIKEIGTGDCYIVPSNVRHGMVPLSQRLRILDMFTPTREDFRPAGKASAGRDEKPTPVLEGSSAAGREGKPADGTVAGKVRREKILLIVTAAPELVLKDGTRRETGYWAEEVAVPLEIFRKAGYRVDVATAGGRPPHVDRGSLSAQGAGGEEKAARYRALLDNSAELKHPHDLEKIEAPGLREYGAIFIAGGHGVLQDLATSKKTGIVLAMALKDPSLIIGTVCHGPAAFAALRLAGESLPKAISITGFSEAEEKAAGLWGRVPFELEGTLKAMGASYRQGDVLFAPFVVESDQKARLDGREATKIVSGQNPASSEETAKKVVENLEKLRQ; encoded by the coding sequence ATGAGAACATTAATCCTATTTGCTCTTACCATGCTCATGTTCACCGCAATCACCGGTATTGCGGCTGCTGCGGGGGATCAGAGCCCTTCGCCGGTCTTCACCGACGAGAGAGTCCTGCCCCGTGATTACCGCGAGCTCGCTCCCCTTGTTCCCGTAAACCCGGCCATTCTTCAGAATGACGAGGTCCCCTGGGAATCTGCCGGCGAGGGGATGAGGAGGAAGGTCTTCTTTAACGACAGGCTCACCGTGGTGCTCCTCCAGATAGAGCGGCCCGCGAAGCCCGGAGAGAAGCTGCAGTGCCACTGCCATGCCCATGATCAGATCACCTTCATCCTCGATGGGAAGGCGAAGGTCGAGGTCGGCAAAAAGATAAAAGAAATCGGCACGGGAGACTGCTACATCGTCCCTTCGAATGTCCGTCACGGGATGGTGCCCCTTTCCCAGAGGCTTCGCATCCTGGACATGTTCACGCCGACCCGCGAGGATTTCAGGCCTGCAGGCAAGGCTTCAGCGGGCAGGGATGAAAAGCCCACCCCGGTTTTGGAAGGGAGCTCTGCCGCAGGGCGGGAGGGGAAGCCTGCCGATGGCACTGTGGCGGGAAAAGTCCGGAGGGAAAAGATACTTCTCATCGTGACGGCAGCTCCTGAGCTTGTCCTCAAGGACGGCACCAGAAGGGAGACAGGCTACTGGGCCGAGGAAGTGGCCGTACCCCTGGAAATATTCAGGAAAGCCGGGTACAGGGTTGATGTGGCAACGGCGGGAGGCAGGCCACCCCATGTTGACAGGGGAAGCCTGTCGGCCCAGGGGGCCGGCGGAGAGGAAAAAGCCGCCCGCTACAGGGCTCTTCTCGATAATTCCGCGGAGCTGAAGCATCCCCACGATCTTGAGAAGATAGAGGCCCCCGGCCTGAGGGAATACGGGGCTATCTTCATCGCGGGGGGCCACGGGGTGCTCCAGGATCTCGCCACATCGAAAAAGACAGGTATCGTGCTTGCCATGGCGCTGAAAGATCCCTCGCTCATCATAGGCACCGTATGCCATGGGCCCGCGGCATTCGCCGCTCTGAGGCTAGCCGGGGAAAGTCTTCCCAAGGCTATCAGCATTACAGGCTTCTCCGAGGCGGAGGAAAAGGCCGCCGGCCTGTGGGGCAGAGTGCCCTTCGAGCTCGAAGGGACCCTTAAAGCTATGGGAGCCTCCTACCGTCAGGGCGACGTGCTTTTCGCGCCCTTTGTGGTGGAAAGCGACCAGAAAGCCCGCCTTGACGGGAGGGAAGCCACAAAGATCGTGAGCGGTCAGAACCCGGCTTCTTCTGAGGAAACAGCGAAAAAGGTGGTGGAAAACCTGGAAAAGCTCAGGCAGTGA